CCGCGATGCGCGGTCAGTACGTCGCGCTCGGGGCGCACAACGATCACGTCGGCTACACGCGCAACCCGGTGGACCACGACTCGATGCGCGCCGTGCTCACCGTCGCGCGGCCGCTCGGCGCCGACAGCCCCGAGCGGCCGCTCACCGCGGCGCAGCAGCGGCGCGTGCGCGCGCTCACCGACAGCCTGCACCGCGCCCACGGCGGCGCGCGCCCCGACTCGATCTACAACGGCGCCGACGACGACGGCTCCGGCTCGATGGCGCTGCTCGAGATCGCGGAGCAGCTCGCGTCGCTGCCGACGGCGCCGAAGCGGTCGATCGTGTTCGTGTGGCACACCGGCGAGGAGCTGGGCCTGTATGGCTCGCAGTGGTTCACCGACCATCCGACGGTGCCGCGCGACTCGATCGTCGCGCAGCTCAACATGGACATGATCGGGCGCGGCAGCGCGTCCGACGTCACGGGCGGCGGGCCGGCGTACCTGCAGCTCATCGGCTCGCGCCGGCTCTCCACGGAGCTCGGCGACCTGATCGAGCGCGTCAATCGCGAGACGGACGCCGGCTTCCGGTTCGACTACGCGTACGACGCGAACGGACATCCGGAGCAGTACTACTGCCGCAGCGACCACTACGAGTACGCGCGCTACGGCATCCCGATCACGTTCTTCTCCACCGGCGGCCACCGCGACTACCACGAGGTGACCGACGAGCCGCAATACATCGACTACGACCATTACGCGCGCGTGACGACGCTCGTGCGCGACGTCGCGGTGCGCATCGCGAACCTCGACCACCGGCTCGTCGTCGACCGGGCGAAGCCGGATCCGCACGGGGAGTGCAGGCAGTGACGATTGACTGCGGGACGCTGCACGGCGGGACGCTGCACGGCGGGACGACTAACGGCGGGACGCCGCACGGCGGGACGCTGAACGGCGGGATGGATACGGCGGGACGATCGACCGCGGGACGGTCGACGGCGGGCGCGGTACCTAGGTCCCAGGGGGGCTCCCCCCCCTTCGCCCAAGGTGCTACGCGCCGCTCGAGCGGCCGTACCAATCCGACGCCGGCTGGATCCCTCCGAACGCATCCCGATCCGCCCCGTGTCCATCCCGCCGTCAGTCGTCCCGCGGTCAGTCGTCCCGCGGTCAGTCGTCCCGCCGTCAGGCGTCCCGCCGTTAGTCGTCCCGCCGTGCAGCGTCCCGCCGTTAGTCATCAGTTCGTCGGACCACCCGTATGAGGATCTTGCTGGTCGAGGACAACGACGATCTGGCGTTCGGCCTCCGCCGCACGCTCGAGGGGGAAGGCTACGACGTCGCCGTCGCCGCCGACGGGCCGTCGGGGATCCGCGCGGCGCTCGACGCGCGCCCCGACCTCGTCATCCTCGACGTGATGCTGCCGGGCGTCGACGGCTTCGGCGTGCTGCGCGCGCTGCGCGAGCGCGGGATGACGGCGCCTGTGCTCATGCTCACCGCGCGCGGCGACGAGACCGACAAGGTGCACGGCTTCGGGCTCGGCGCCGACGACTACGTCACGAAGCCGTTCGGGCTCTCGGAGCTCGTGGCGCGCGTCGGCGCGCTGCTGCGGCGGGCGCGCCCGGCCGAGCCACCGAACGCGCCGAACGCCGACGGCGCCGACGAGACGCTCGGCTTCGACGACGTCGTCATCGACCCGCGCTCGCGCGTCGTGACGCGGGGCGGGGAGCGGGTCGCCCTCACGCCGAA
This DNA window, taken from Gemmatirosa kalamazoonensis, encodes the following:
- a CDS encoding M28 family peptidase — its product is MPRAATLSLLCCLPGALHGQRVTKAAPTDTGPTTAAITPADLRRRLYVFAADSMMGRAAGTADNLRATAYIERELRRLGLVPGGDGGSFFQQVPLVRRGVGQDAALTIDGVDGARFVAGRDFLVRDPGAAQRSVDGAATVYGGTWGDSSTYVAPAAANGKLVVVDVRRGWEADRAHLLKRYRGAAGIAVASYDSMPPDVRGALSDTPVSLADGEAPVVTTGATPAPVFLYVTRALRAALLGAPGRTVRGDVAFGDQPAPARNVVAILPGSDPAMRGQYVALGAHNDHVGYTRNPVDHDSMRAVLTVARPLGADSPERPLTAAQQRRVRALTDSLHRAHGGARPDSIYNGADDDGSGSMALLEIAEQLASLPTAPKRSIVFVWHTGEELGLYGSQWFTDHPTVPRDSIVAQLNMDMIGRGSASDVTGGGPAYLQLIGSRRLSTELGDLIERVNRETDAGFRFDYAYDANGHPEQYYCRSDHYEYARYGIPITFFSTGGHRDYHEVTDEPQYIDYDHYARVTTLVRDVAVRIANLDHRLVVDRAKPDPHGECRQ
- a CDS encoding response regulator transcription factor, which translates into the protein MRILLVEDNDDLAFGLRRTLEGEGYDVAVAADGPSGIRAALDARPDLVILDVMLPGVDGFGVLRALRERGMTAPVLMLTARGDETDKVHGFGLGADDYVTKPFGLSELVARVGALLRRARPAEPPNAPNADGADETLGFDDVVIDPRSRVVTRGGERVALTPKEFDLLLTFVRRPGEVLSRVSLLRDVWGHAADVLTRTVDIHVAELRRKLERVPAHPRHLVTVWKAGYRFDP